From Paenibacillus thermoaerophilus, the proteins below share one genomic window:
- a CDS encoding SPL family radical SAM protein — protein MGVKGTAGRSGPSAKAGRWLTPASGFLAGYSHTLNPYVGCAFGCSYCYVRRMPVALFRGEEWGSWADAKRHAPESLKREIAAAKRKGPVTIFMASATDPYQPLESTERLTRSLLAVMAEPDARPDALFVQTRSPLVMRDADVLARLRDAGVALLVSVTVETDRDDIRCALTPSAPPLAARLRALRELRDRGLPTQAAVSPVLPCTEAFARRLREVVDRVTIDSFAMGDGSGGKRSERLGMGEALARLGLAAWYEPEAWRPVYDSLCAEFGADRVFVSQEGFLPPAPSRILHTEENR, from the coding sequence ATGGGCGTCAAGGGGACGGCGGGCCGGTCCGGCCCAAGCGCAAAAGCCGGCCGCTGGCTGACGCCGGCCAGCGGCTTTCTCGCGGGTTATTCGCATACGCTGAATCCGTATGTCGGCTGCGCGTTCGGCTGCTCGTACTGCTACGTCCGGCGCATGCCGGTGGCGCTGTTCCGCGGCGAGGAATGGGGTTCGTGGGCGGACGCGAAGCGTCACGCCCCGGAGTCGCTGAAGCGCGAGATCGCCGCCGCCAAGCGGAAGGGGCCGGTGACGATCTTCATGGCGTCGGCGACCGATCCGTACCAGCCGCTCGAATCTACCGAGCGGCTGACCCGTTCCCTGCTCGCGGTTATGGCGGAGCCGGACGCCCGGCCGGACGCGCTGTTCGTGCAGACGCGCAGCCCGCTTGTCATGCGTGACGCCGACGTGCTCGCGCGCCTGCGCGACGCCGGCGTCGCGCTGCTCGTCAGCGTCACGGTCGAGACCGACCGCGACGATATCCGCTGCGCGCTTACCCCGTCCGCGCCGCCGCTGGCCGCCCGCCTCCGGGCGCTGCGGGAGCTGCGGGACCGCGGCCTGCCGACGCAGGCCGCGGTCTCGCCCGTGCTGCCGTGCACGGAGGCGTTCGCGCGTCGCCTGCGCGAAGTTGTCGATCGCGTGACGATCGACAGCTTCGCCATGGGCGACGGCAGCGGCGGCAAGCGCAGCGAGCGCCTCGGCATGGGCGAGGCGCTGGCGCGGCTGGGGCTCGCGGCATGGTACGAGCCGGAGGCGTGGCGGCCGGTGTACGACAGCCTGTGCGCGGAGTTCGGCGCGGACCGGGTGTTCGTCAGCCAGGAAGGCTTCCTGCCCCCTGCGCCTTCCCGCATTTTGCATACGGAGGAGAACCGATAG
- the cysK gene encoding cysteine synthase A has product MKRKMARTITELIGDTPAVRLNRLAGPDDAEVYVKLEYMNPGKSVKDRAAANMIARAEAEGRLKPGATIIEPTSGNTGIGLAMTAAAKGYRAIFVMPDNMTRERIHILRAYGARVELTPAAERMPGAIRRALELAAEIPGSFIPQQFENAANPDAHRTTTALEILEQTGGRLDAFVATAGTGGTITGTGETLRRHLPELRIYVVEPKGSPVLSGGAPGPHKLVGTSPGFIPPILNTSIYDDIVQVSDEDALSTMRALARQEGLLLGPSSGASVWAALQTARKLGRGRRVLCIAPDTGERYLSMDIWDE; this is encoded by the coding sequence ATGAAGCGGAAGATGGCGCGCACGATTACGGAGCTGATCGGCGACACGCCGGCCGTCAGGCTCAACCGCCTGGCGGGGCCGGACGACGCGGAAGTTTATGTGAAGCTGGAATACATGAACCCGGGCAAAAGCGTCAAAGACCGCGCCGCGGCGAATATGATCGCCCGCGCGGAGGCCGAAGGGCGTCTGAAGCCCGGGGCGACGATTATCGAGCCCACCAGCGGCAATACGGGGATCGGCCTCGCGATGACGGCCGCGGCGAAAGGCTACCGTGCGATCTTCGTCATGCCGGACAATATGACGCGGGAACGCATCCATATTTTGAGAGCCTACGGCGCGCGGGTCGAGCTGACGCCGGCGGCGGAACGGATGCCGGGCGCGATCCGCCGGGCGCTGGAGCTTGCGGCGGAAATTCCGGGCAGTTTCATCCCCCAGCAGTTCGAGAACGCGGCCAATCCGGACGCCCACCGCACCACGACGGCCCTCGAAATACTCGAACAGACGGGCGGCCGGCTCGACGCCTTCGTCGCGACGGCCGGCACGGGCGGCACGATAACCGGCACGGGAGAGACGCTGCGCCGGCATTTGCCGGAGCTGCGGATTTATGTCGTGGAGCCCAAAGGATCGCCGGTGCTGTCCGGCGGCGCTCCCGGCCCCCACAAGCTGGTGGGCACGAGCCCCGGGTTCATACCGCCGATCTTGAACACCTCGATCTACGACGATATCGTGCAGGTGTCCGACGAAGACGCATTGTCCACGATGCGGGCGCTTGCCCGGCAGGAGGGCTTGCTTCTCGGACCGTCCTCGGGCGCGTCCGTATGGGCGGCGCTGCAGACCGCCCGCAAGCTGGGACGGGGCAGACGGGTGCTGTGCATCGCTCCGGACACGGGCGAACGTTATTTGTCGATGGACATTTGGGACGAATAG